The following are encoded together in the Drosophila sechellia strain sech25 chromosome 3R, ASM438219v1, whole genome shotgun sequence genome:
- the LOC6607169 gene encoding uncharacterized protein LOC6607169, with protein MNMTHEGSNDFVVLTEVVRKQYVLYLERQLQENVCAWANQSRNRHKPTAWACIPASLEQLENKAKKASMAAQIYQRAMVKTIAAVRRNTQECRLANILFEQMQQAAGEDAVPIKSDHRLVDKATQTTVIEAQNGHITPTEEYDDDSYELRRKIDMFQASLERSEVQNETHCAHCRSKIMTPENRPLANEESLYSETEDAVAQELAMLFGEEPTDLNHIFGIEPTAVNDDPQISAILKEIANAELPEKNEHPPTSPTATPPTGHHSEVDLRQSRWPCELYAQRRRLNACLVRLLEADWRCEDRLRYKFHLIFGEDSDDEFANQLSSPSIDLVDEVLLASCLLRIRPWIVRHLMSPLEEGLIANRFLFKKLAKMLAHSIVMVNPYSSELEIKQAVEQLFCLRPRGIQSAYDLDNLPPVEVTTFEV; from the exons ATGAATATGACACACGAAGGAAGTAACGATTTTGTAGTCCTCACAGAGGTG GTGCGCAAGCAATATGTGCTCTATTTGGAGCGCCAGTTGCAGGAGAATGTCTGTGCCTGGGCCAACCAATCCCGTAATCGCCACAAGCCCACAGCCTGGGCGTGCATTCCCGCGAGCTTGGAGCAACTGGAGAACAAGGCGAAGAAGGCTTCCATGGCGGCACAGATCTACCAAAGAGCCATGGTCAAAACG ATAGCTGCGGTACGTAGGAACACCCAGGAGTGCCGTTTGGCCAACATTCTATTTGAACAAATGCAGCAAGCAGCTGGAGAGGATGCTGTGCCCATAAAATCAGACCACCGTCTGGTGGATAAGGCCACACAAACAACCGTCATAGAAGCCCAGAATGGCCACATAACTCCTACGGAGGAGTACGATGATGATAGCTATGAGCTGCGTAGAAAAATCGATATGTTTCAGGCTAGTCTCGAGCGGTCGGAAGTTCAGAACGAAACGCATTGCGCACATTGTCGTAGTAAGATCATGACCCCAGAGAATAGGCCCCTTGCCAATGAAGAATCTCTCTACTCCGAAACCGAAGATGCTGTGGCCCAGGAGCTGGCCATGTTGTTTGGAGAAGAGCCCACTGATCTTAATCATATATTCGGCATCGAACCAACTGCTGTTAATGACGATCCGCAGATCTCGGCCATACTAAAGGAAATAGCGAATGCGGAACTACcagaaaaaaatgaacatcCACCGACATCCCCAACCGCCACACCACCAACTGGGCATCACAGCGAGGTGGATCTTCGCCAGAGTCGCTGGCCTTGCGAACTCTACGCCCAGAGGAGACGGCTCAATGCCTGTTTGGTTCGCTTACTGGAAGCGGATTGGCGGTGCGAGGACCGCTTGAGATATAAGTTTCacctgatttttggcgaagACAGCGATGATGAATTCGCAAACCAGCTATCCAGCCCGTCAATTGATTTAGTGGACGAAGTTCTGCTGGCCAGCTGCTTGCTTCGTATTCGCCCATGGATTGTACGACATTTGATGTCTCCCCTGGAGGAGGGCCTTATCGCCAATCGATTTCTGTTCAAGAAGCTAGCAAAGATGCTGGCGCACTCCATTGTCATGGTCAATCCATATAGCTCCGAGCTGGAGATCAAGCAGGCTGTTGAGCAATTGTTCTGCCTTAGACCTAGAGGAATCCAGAGCGCATATGATCTGGACAATCTGCCACCCGTGGAGGTCACAACATTTGAAGTTTAA
- the LOC6607170 gene encoding E3 ubiquitin-protein ligase Iruka: MAEAMVVEDRPADAKRFFCHMCNVEINIPNSDFTCPLCANGFVEELPANAPEVDSSSAGASGSTRSGSSGSGSSGSHDTLSRGSSSSGSQVNVESLRNDIVSLLNMRNVPNLEITIEPNRRHSNVLHLGGFAGPSGSDSARGLTAGGRVRPANLDRLDNVLFDFLQSLPLAGATAEIVTGPGGGGVGGGGNSHMFFMGNPGDYAWGREGLDTIVTQMLNQMETSGPPPLSAQRINEIPNVQISAEEVNRKIQCSICWDDFKIDETVRKLPCSHLYHENCIVPWLNLHSTCPICRKSLADDGNDADDEFVMLDAFGPEMAADGSNSARRSASTATGTENPSPANSSQAAAEGGRTRPDANPAQTARNNIFTFDDDNMFLD, from the coding sequence ATGGCAGAAGCAATGGTTGTGGAGGACCGCCCCGCGGATGCCAAGCGATTCTTCTGCCACATGTGCAACGTAGAGATCAACATTCCCAACTCGGACTTCACTTGCCCGCTGTGCGCCAACGGCTTCGTGGAGGAGCTGCCGGCAAATGCGCCAGAGGTGGATTCTTCATCTGCTGGAGCATCCGGCAGTACCAGATCCGGAAGCAGCGGCAGTGGCTCTTCTGGCTCACACGACACCCTGAGCAGAGGCAGCTCCTCGAGCGGATCTCAGGTGAATGTTGAGTCGCTGCGTAACGATATTGTGTCGCTGCTAAACATGCGGAATGTGCCCAATTTGGAGATTACCATCGAGCCAAACAGACGTCACAGCAATGTGCTGCATCTAGGAGGCTTTGCCGGCCCCTCGGGTAGTGACTCTGCCCGCGGCCTGACCGCCGGCGGACGAGTGCGTCCGGCCAATTTGGACCGACTGGACAATGTTCTCTTTGATTTTCTGCAGAGCCTGCCACTGGCCGGCGCCACGGCCGAAATAGTAACTGGACCCGGTGGAGGAGGTGTAGGCGGAGGCGGTAACTCGCACATGTTCTTCATGGGCAACCCGGGAGATTATGCGTGGGGCCGCGAGGGACTAGACACCATTGTCACCCAAATGCTCAACCAAATGGAAACTTCAGGACCGCCGCCGTTGTCGGCGCAGCGCATAAACGAGATACCCAATGTGCAGATCAGTGCCGAGGAGGTAAACCGCAAGATCCAGTGCTCTATATGCTGGGACGACTTCAAGATTGACGAGACGGTACGCAAGCTGCCCTGCTCGCACCTGTACCACGAGAACTGCATCGTGCCATGGCTAAACCTGCACAGCACCTGCCCCATCTGCCGCAAGTCACTGGCAGACGATGGCAACGATGCGGACGACGAATTTGTCATGCTCGATGCCTTTGGCCCAGAGATGGCGGCCGATGGCAGTAATTCCGCCAGGAGATCGGCCAGCACCGCCACAGGAACGGAGAATCCCTCGCCGGCTAATTCCAGCCAGGCAGCGGCGGAAGGTGGCCGAACACGTCCGGATGCTAATCCCGCCCAGACAGCACGCAACAACATCTTTACCTTTGACGACGACAACATGTTTCTGGACTAG
- the LOC6607171 gene encoding proteasome subunit beta type-3, whose product MSILAYNGGCVVAMRGKDCVAIATDHRFGIQAQTISTDFKKVFHIGPRMFLGLTGLQTDILTVRDRLMFRKNLYETRENREMCPKPFSAMMSSFLYEHRFGPYFIEPVVAGLDPKTMEPFICNMDLIGCPNAPDDFVVAGTCAEQLYGMCETLWKPDLEPDQLFEVIAQSIVNAFDRDAMSGWGATVYIIEKDKITERTLKTRMD is encoded by the coding sequence ATGTCGATTCTAGCCTACAACGGAGGATGTGTAGTGGCCATGCGCGGCAAGGACTGCGTGGCGATTGCCACGGATCACCGATTCGGCATTCAGGCTCAGACGATCTCCACGGACTTCAAGAAGGTGTTCCACATCGGCCCCCGGATGTTCCTCGGGCTCACCGGCCTGCAGACGGACATCCTTACTGTTCGCGATCGCCTGATGTTCCGCAAGAATCTGTACGAGACACGCGAAAACCGCGAAATGTGTCCCAAGCCCTTCTCGGCCATGATGTCCAGCTTCCTTTACGAACACCGCTTCGGCCCGTACTTCATTGAGCCGGTCGTTGCTGGACTGGATCCCAAGACCATGGAGCCTTTTATATGCAACATGGACCTGATCGGCTGCCCCAACGCACCCGACGACTTCGTGGTGGCCGGCACCTGTGCGGAGCAATTGTATGGCATGTGCGAAACCCTGTGGAAACCCGATCTGGAGCCGGACCAGCTGTTTGAGGTCATCGCCCAGTCCATTGTGAACGCCTTCGATCGCGACGCCATGAGCGGTTGGGGCGCCACCGTCTACATAATCGAGAAGGACAAGATCACGGAGCGCACACTGAAGACCCGCATGGACTAG
- the LOC6607172 gene encoding UPF0160 protein isoform X1: protein MFRLLPRFPGKLSIMTGGTPPKRSPIWIGTHNGTFHCDEVVACFMLKQLDEYKNAEIFRSRDNKALEEKCDIILDVGGVYDHAKKLYDHHQQTFKETFSSVRPEVSEDFNVIRLSSAGLVYCHYGERVIQSILQREKGIQLSPENLKLAFIQIYRNFINELDAIDNGVPMFEGVEPIYKISTHLSARIGKLNPSWQETGVDIEDRFRQAMDTAGREFVDNVVEVSCSWIAARDHVREALKNAKSVHPTGEILVLKNFCPWKSHLFDLEKEYKVEGVPKLVVFNNGTSWRVAGVSVTPSSFLGRKFLPTPWRGLRDDELCEKASIKDLLFIHHNGFIGGAKTEEAAMLLAKKSIEWTEEQNNN from the exons ATGTTCCGATTGTTACCGCGTTTTC CAGGAAAACTATCTATCATGACTGGAGGTACCCCACCAAAACGCTCTCCCATTTGGATCGGCACCCATAACGGCACTTTTCACTGCGACGAGGTGGTCGCATGTTTTATGCTCAAGCAATTGGATGAGTATAAAAACGCAGAGATTTTCCGCAGCCGGGACAACAAAGCTTTGGAGGAGAAGTGCGACATAATTTTGGACGTGGGCGGCGTTTATGATCATGCCAAGAAATTGTACGATCACCACCAACAAACCTTCAAGGAGACTTTTAGTTCCGTTCGACCAGAAGTAAGCGAGGACTTCAACGTTATCAG GCTAAGCAGTGCTGGACTAGTCTACTGCCACTATGGCGAGCGTGTTATACAGAGCATCCTGCAGCGCGAAAAGGGAATTCAACTCTCACCGGAGAACCTGAAACTGGCCTTTATTCAGATCTATAGGAATTTTATCAACGAACTGGACGCAATTGATAATGGAGTGCCCATGTTCGAGGGCGTTGAGCCTATATACAAAATCTCCACTCATCTATCCGCCCGCATTGGCAAACTGAATCCTTCCTGGCAGGAAACTGGCGTAGACATCGAAGACCGATTCAGACAGGCGATGGATACTGCTGGTCGTGAGTTTGTGGACAACGTTGTGGAGGTATCATGTTCCTGGATTGCAGCCAGGGATCACGTACGAGAGGCTCTAAAAAATGCCAAGAGCGTCCATCCCACCGGCGAGATTCTTGTGTTGAAGAATTTCTGCCCCTGGAAGTCTCATCTGTTCGATCTAGAAAAGGAGTACAAGGTGGAGGGTGTGCCCAAGCTGGTTGTCTTCAACAACGGCACCAGTTGGCGAGTGGCCGGAGTTTCAGTGACGCCTAGCAGCTTTCTGGGCCGCAAATTTCTGCCTACTCCCTGGCGCGGACTGAGAGACGATGAACTATGCGAAAAGGCGAGCATCAAAGATCTCTTATTTATCCATCACAACGGATTTATTGGCGGGGCAAAGACCGAGGAGGCTGCCATGTTGTTGGCCAAGAAGTCCATCGAGTGGACAGAAGAGCAAAATAACAATTGA
- the LOC6607172 gene encoding UPF0160 protein isoform X2, with protein MFRLLPRFRKLSIMTGGTPPKRSPIWIGTHNGTFHCDEVVACFMLKQLDEYKNAEIFRSRDNKALEEKCDIILDVGGVYDHAKKLYDHHQQTFKETFSSVRPEVSEDFNVIRLSSAGLVYCHYGERVIQSILQREKGIQLSPENLKLAFIQIYRNFINELDAIDNGVPMFEGVEPIYKISTHLSARIGKLNPSWQETGVDIEDRFRQAMDTAGREFVDNVVEVSCSWIAARDHVREALKNAKSVHPTGEILVLKNFCPWKSHLFDLEKEYKVEGVPKLVVFNNGTSWRVAGVSVTPSSFLGRKFLPTPWRGLRDDELCEKASIKDLLFIHHNGFIGGAKTEEAAMLLAKKSIEWTEEQNNN; from the exons ATGTTCCGATTGTTACCGCGTTTTC GAAAACTATCTATCATGACTGGAGGTACCCCACCAAAACGCTCTCCCATTTGGATCGGCACCCATAACGGCACTTTTCACTGCGACGAGGTGGTCGCATGTTTTATGCTCAAGCAATTGGATGAGTATAAAAACGCAGAGATTTTCCGCAGCCGGGACAACAAAGCTTTGGAGGAGAAGTGCGACATAATTTTGGACGTGGGCGGCGTTTATGATCATGCCAAGAAATTGTACGATCACCACCAACAAACCTTCAAGGAGACTTTTAGTTCCGTTCGACCAGAAGTAAGCGAGGACTTCAACGTTATCAG GCTAAGCAGTGCTGGACTAGTCTACTGCCACTATGGCGAGCGTGTTATACAGAGCATCCTGCAGCGCGAAAAGGGAATTCAACTCTCACCGGAGAACCTGAAACTGGCCTTTATTCAGATCTATAGGAATTTTATCAACGAACTGGACGCAATTGATAATGGAGTGCCCATGTTCGAGGGCGTTGAGCCTATATACAAAATCTCCACTCATCTATCCGCCCGCATTGGCAAACTGAATCCTTCCTGGCAGGAAACTGGCGTAGACATCGAAGACCGATTCAGACAGGCGATGGATACTGCTGGTCGTGAGTTTGTGGACAACGTTGTGGAGGTATCATGTTCCTGGATTGCAGCCAGGGATCACGTACGAGAGGCTCTAAAAAATGCCAAGAGCGTCCATCCCACCGGCGAGATTCTTGTGTTGAAGAATTTCTGCCCCTGGAAGTCTCATCTGTTCGATCTAGAAAAGGAGTACAAGGTGGAGGGTGTGCCCAAGCTGGTTGTCTTCAACAACGGCACCAGTTGGCGAGTGGCCGGAGTTTCAGTGACGCCTAGCAGCTTTCTGGGCCGCAAATTTCTGCCTACTCCCTGGCGCGGACTGAGAGACGATGAACTATGCGAAAAGGCGAGCATCAAAGATCTCTTATTTATCCATCACAACGGATTTATTGGCGGGGCAAAGACCGAGGAGGCTGCCATGTTGTTGGCCAAGAAGTCCATCGAGTGGACAGAAGAGCAAAATAACAATTGA
- the LOC6607172 gene encoding UPF0160 protein isoform X3, with protein sequence MTGGTPPKRSPIWIGTHNGTFHCDEVVACFMLKQLDEYKNAEIFRSRDNKALEEKCDIILDVGGVYDHAKKLYDHHQQTFKETFSSVRPEVSEDFNVIRLSSAGLVYCHYGERVIQSILQREKGIQLSPENLKLAFIQIYRNFINELDAIDNGVPMFEGVEPIYKISTHLSARIGKLNPSWQETGVDIEDRFRQAMDTAGREFVDNVVEVSCSWIAARDHVREALKNAKSVHPTGEILVLKNFCPWKSHLFDLEKEYKVEGVPKLVVFNNGTSWRVAGVSVTPSSFLGRKFLPTPWRGLRDDELCEKASIKDLLFIHHNGFIGGAKTEEAAMLLAKKSIEWTEEQNNN encoded by the exons ATGACTGGAGGTACCCCACCAAAACGCTCTCCCATTTGGATCGGCACCCATAACGGCACTTTTCACTGCGACGAGGTGGTCGCATGTTTTATGCTCAAGCAATTGGATGAGTATAAAAACGCAGAGATTTTCCGCAGCCGGGACAACAAAGCTTTGGAGGAGAAGTGCGACATAATTTTGGACGTGGGCGGCGTTTATGATCATGCCAAGAAATTGTACGATCACCACCAACAAACCTTCAAGGAGACTTTTAGTTCCGTTCGACCAGAAGTAAGCGAGGACTTCAACGTTATCAG GCTAAGCAGTGCTGGACTAGTCTACTGCCACTATGGCGAGCGTGTTATACAGAGCATCCTGCAGCGCGAAAAGGGAATTCAACTCTCACCGGAGAACCTGAAACTGGCCTTTATTCAGATCTATAGGAATTTTATCAACGAACTGGACGCAATTGATAATGGAGTGCCCATGTTCGAGGGCGTTGAGCCTATATACAAAATCTCCACTCATCTATCCGCCCGCATTGGCAAACTGAATCCTTCCTGGCAGGAAACTGGCGTAGACATCGAAGACCGATTCAGACAGGCGATGGATACTGCTGGTCGTGAGTTTGTGGACAACGTTGTGGAGGTATCATGTTCCTGGATTGCAGCCAGGGATCACGTACGAGAGGCTCTAAAAAATGCCAAGAGCGTCCATCCCACCGGCGAGATTCTTGTGTTGAAGAATTTCTGCCCCTGGAAGTCTCATCTGTTCGATCTAGAAAAGGAGTACAAGGTGGAGGGTGTGCCCAAGCTGGTTGTCTTCAACAACGGCACCAGTTGGCGAGTGGCCGGAGTTTCAGTGACGCCTAGCAGCTTTCTGGGCCGCAAATTTCTGCCTACTCCCTGGCGCGGACTGAGAGACGATGAACTATGCGAAAAGGCGAGCATCAAAGATCTCTTATTTATCCATCACAACGGATTTATTGGCGGGGCAAAGACCGAGGAGGCTGCCATGTTGTTGGCCAAGAAGTCCATCGAGTGGACAGAAGAGCAAAATAACAATTGA
- the LOC6607174 gene encoding venom allergen 3 gives MNLLWAIVIVAELKCHTGHTVFRTRWPTYVQKKHYNIPVKPPDYCNAGICPANKRHITCGFKFWAPKCGRHHEGVRMSDYRYDIVRNVNSFRRKLEWGLGNLPRAVKFKNIKWDDELSVMAMRVSNQCLEHTFSPCVNTFLYKDVGESSDFVKVQNTSKGFNVISFLNMWFDYHKMMKPSYVNYFPNVAPQDHLIIFANLIYEKNKKMGCGMVKSGQGRYLTCLFDKKIKPYERLYTTRLTDPFRTNPKLNETESLPLNSSCTEESVTLNTAYK, from the exons ATGAATCTTTTGTGGGCTATAGTGATTGTGGCCGAACTGAAATGTCATACGGGCCATACTGTATTCCGAACTCGATGGCCCACATACGTACAGAAAAAACACTATAATATTCCAGTAAAG CCACCCGATTACTGCAATGCAGGCATTTGTCCGGCAAACAAGAGGCATATCACCTGCGGCTTCAAATTT TGGGCTCCGAAATGCGGTAGGCATCACGAGGGCGTCAGGATGAGCGATTATCGCTATGATATCGTGAGGAATGTGAACAGCTTCCGGCGGAAATTGGAGTGGGGCCTGGGGAATCTGCCCAGAGCGGTCAAATTCAAGAACATCAAGTGGGACGATGAGCTGTCCGTGATGGCGATGCGGGTCTCTAATCAGTGCTTGGAGCACACCTTCTCACCCTGTGTGAATACGTTTCTCTACAAGGATGTGGGCGAGTCCTCTGATTTCGTTAAGGTACAAAACACTTCCAAGGGCTTCAATGTGATCAGCTTCCTGAATATGTGGTTCGATTACCACAAGATGATGAAGCCCAGCTATGTGAACTACTTTCCCAATGTAGCCCCGCAGGACCACCTCATTATCTTTGCCAATCTGATCTACGAGAAGAACAAGAAGATGGGCTGCGGAATGGTCAAGTCGGGGCAGGGGCGCTACCTGACCTGCCTCTTCGATAAGAAAATCAAGCCGTACGAGCGGCTCTACACCACTCGGTTGACAGATCCATTTCGCACAAATCCGAAATTAAACGAAACTGAATCTCTCCCATTGAATAGTAGTTGCACAGAAGAAAGTGTAACTTTGAATACAGCGTATAAATAG